Proteins found in one Acanthopagrus latus isolate v.2019 chromosome 3, fAcaLat1.1, whole genome shotgun sequence genomic segment:
- the e2f3 gene encoding transcription factor E2F3 isoform X2, with the protein MSSQSQSGGRAPASSPIARKALFDRSRLDTSLGRLTRRFAEMMMRTADGVLDLNTVAQELGAPKRRVYDVTNVLEGIQLIKKKSKNTIEWLGGHLTGLIDVELKALEEEEKKLDELIQSCTRQVHQMCENGHQRFAYLTYEDVQGIPSFKEQTVIVIKAPVETKLEVPHPEESLQVHLSSTQGPIEVFLCSEEPIPMEATDDCLSKDSHFYPSTNRNGSAPFLPYSSFVQVSSKGAEQHLEV; encoded by the exons ATGTCCTCTCAGTCTCAAAGTGGAGGAAGGG CTCCCGCCTCCAGTCCCATAGCACGCAAGGCCCTGTTTGACAGGTCGCGCCTTGACACCTCACTCGGTCGCTTGACACGGCGTTTTGCAGAGATGATGATGCGCACCGCTGATGGTGTGTTGGACCTAAACACAGTCGCTCAGGAGCTTGGTGCCCCTAAGAGGCGTGTCTACGACGTCACCAATGTCCTGGAAGGAATCCAGCTCATCAAAAAGAAGTCTAAGAACACCATCGAGTGGTT GGGCGGTCATCTGACCGGACTTATAGATGTCGAGCTGAAGGCtctcgaggaggaggagaagaagctgGATGAGTTGATCCAAAGCTGTACGCGGCAGGTTCACCAGATGTGTGAGAACGGGCATCAGAG ATTTGCCTACTTGACTTACGAGGATGTCCAAGGGATTCCCAGCTTTAAAGAGCAGACTGTGATCGTGATCAAAGCCCCCGTGGAGACAAAACTGGAGGTGCCACACCCAGAAGAG AGCCTCCAGGTCCACCTCAGCAGCACACAGGGGCCCATCGAGGTGTTCCTCTGCTCTGAAGAACCAATCCCTATGGAAGCCACAGACGACTGTCTATCCAAGGACAGCCACTTCTACCCGTCCACCAACAGGAACGGCTCGGCACCCTTCTTGCCTTACTCGTCCTTCGTCCAGGTGTCTTCCAAAG GAGCTGAACAACACCTTGAAGTTTAA
- the e2f3 gene encoding transcription factor E2F3 isoform X1 — protein MSSQSQSGGRAPASSPIARKALFDRSRLDTSLGRLTRRFAEMMMRTADGVLDLNTVAQELGAPKRRVYDVTNVLEGIQLIKKKSKNTIEWLGGHLTGLIDVELKALEEEEKKLDELIQSCTRQVHQMCENGHQRFAYLTYEDVQGIPSFKEQTVIVIKAPVETKLEVPHPEESLQVHLSSTQGPIEVFLCSEEPIPMEATDDCLSKDSHFYPSTNRNGSAPFLPYSSFVQVSSKDNAKPTSGINSISNPPLERTQHSSPATINNFPPMPTSLRTPSEDQQSFVTLAPPMAFSVDGKEYLLSLTEDEGITDLFSSVDLDQLPLDMPV, from the exons ATGTCCTCTCAGTCTCAAAGTGGAGGAAGGG CTCCCGCCTCCAGTCCCATAGCACGCAAGGCCCTGTTTGACAGGTCGCGCCTTGACACCTCACTCGGTCGCTTGACACGGCGTTTTGCAGAGATGATGATGCGCACCGCTGATGGTGTGTTGGACCTAAACACAGTCGCTCAGGAGCTTGGTGCCCCTAAGAGGCGTGTCTACGACGTCACCAATGTCCTGGAAGGAATCCAGCTCATCAAAAAGAAGTCTAAGAACACCATCGAGTGGTT GGGCGGTCATCTGACCGGACTTATAGATGTCGAGCTGAAGGCtctcgaggaggaggagaagaagctgGATGAGTTGATCCAAAGCTGTACGCGGCAGGTTCACCAGATGTGTGAGAACGGGCATCAGAG ATTTGCCTACTTGACTTACGAGGATGTCCAAGGGATTCCCAGCTTTAAAGAGCAGACTGTGATCGTGATCAAAGCCCCCGTGGAGACAAAACTGGAGGTGCCACACCCAGAAGAG AGCCTCCAGGTCCACCTCAGCAGCACACAGGGGCCCATCGAGGTGTTCCTCTGCTCTGAAGAACCAATCCCTATGGAAGCCACAGACGACTGTCTATCCAAGGACAGCCACTTCTACCCGTCCACCAACAGGAACGGCTCGGCACCCTTCTTGCCTTACTCGTCCTTCGTCCAGGTGTCTTCCAAAG ACAACGCTAAGCCTACTTCTGGAATCAATAGTATCTCGAACCCGCCACTTGAGCGGACACAACACTCATCACCGGCTACCATCAACAATTTTCCCCCCATGCCTACCTCCCTCCGTACCCCCTCTGAAGATCAACAGAGCTTTGTAACTCTCGCTCCGCCTATGGCCTTCTCTGTGGATGGCAAGGAATACCTCCTGAGCCTGACTGAGGATGAGGGCATCACTGacctcttctcctctgttgaCCTGGACCAGTTGCCCCTGGATATGCCAGTCTGA